Below is a window of Dietzia timorensis DNA.
CCGCACCACGAGCTCGACCTCACGGTATACAACCTGCTCATCGATTCGTCGGTGGCTACGGACGAGGTCCTCGTGCGCACTCGGGTCGACGGTGTCGACCTGATTCCGGCGAACATCGACCTGTCGGCGGCCGAGATCCAGTTGGTTAACGAGGTGGGACGCGAGCAGGCGCTCAATCGCGCGCTCTATCCCATCGCCGATCGCTATGACTTCATCCTCATCGACTGCCAGCCATCGCTCGGGCTCCTCACCGTCAACGCGCTGACCTGCTCGGACAACGTGGTCATCCCGATGGAATGCGAATACTTCGCGCTCCGCGGCCTCGCTTTGCTCACCGACACGATCGACAAGGTCCGCGACCGGCTCAATCCACGACTACACCTCGGCGGAATCCTGATCACGATGTTCGACCGCCGCACGATCCACGCGCGCGATGTTCTTTCCCGCGTTGTCGAGGTCTTCGGTGACCGAGTCTTCGATACCGTGATCACCCGGACCGTGCGCTTCCCCGAGACGACCGTCGCCGGGGAGCCGATCACCTCGTGGGCGCCGAAATCCGCCGGCGCCCAGGCCTACCGCGCGCTCGCCCGTGAAATCATCGCCCGGGGACGCTGAGGCCGCCGAGCTCGCGGCCGAAGCGGCCGAGACGCTCGCCGAACACGCGGGCATCGGCGTCGAAGCGGGCTCCGCGCCGCAAGAAGGCTCAGAGGACGGGCACGTCGGGAATGCCGAGTCCGTCGCCGCGGATGACGGCGCCTTCAGCGTCCACCTAAGAAATTTCACCGGCCCCTTCGATCTGCTCCTCCAACTAATTGACTCCAAGCGCCTCGACGTGACAGAGGTCGCGTTGCACGAGGTCACCGACGAATTCGTGGCTTATACCCGCGACCTCGGGGCGGAAGCAGGCCTCGAGCAGGTCACGGAATTCCTCGTCGTCGCGGCGACGTTGCTGGATCTCAAGGCCGCGCGGTTGATCCCGCACGGGGAGGTCGAGGACCCGGAAGACCTTGCCTTGTTGCAGGCGCGCGACCTGCTGTTCGCTCGGTTGCTGCAGTTTCGTGCGTTCGCGCGCGTGGCGGACATGTTCACCGAGCTCGAACGCGCGGCCATGCTCGGCTACCCGCGCGCAGTCGGACCGGAGGAAAGGTTTATCGGGTTGCTCCCGGAGGTCGAGATCGGGCTCACCCCGGAAGGATTCGCCGAGCTTGCGGCGGTGGCCATGAGACCTCGCCCTGTCGACGAGGTGGGGATCGGACACATCCACGCGCCTGCGGTATCGGTTCCTGAGCAGGCGGGGAAGATGCTGGCGATGTTCCGGTTGCGCGGGAAGAACGAGCCGTTCGGTTTCGCCGAGCTCGTCGCCGACTGCGGGGAATCGCTCGAGATCGTCGCGAGGTTCCTCGGATTGCTCGAACTGTACCGCGCCAGGGCGGTGGCCCTGTTTCAGGACGATCCTGACGACGATCTCATCGTGACCTGGACCGGTGAAGATGCAGAAGACGTGATCAAAGGGAGCGACGAATGGAACTGAACGACGAACCGGACGACATCGAGGAGCAGCGTCCGGACCTTCGCGCGGTACTCGAGGCGCTGTTGCTCGTCGTCGACATCCCGGCCACCGAATCGCAACTCGCACAGGCGGCGAACGTCGCGGCCCCCGAGGTCTCGGAGGTACTGCGGGAGTGGCAGAGCGAGCTCGACGACGCCGGCTCCGGAATGGATCTACGCTCGACGGCCGAGGGATGGAGGCTGTACACCCGCCGCGAATTCGCTCCGTACGTCGAGCGGCTGCTCCTCGATGGCACGCGTTCGAAGCTATCGCGCGCCGCGTTGGAAACACTCGCGGTGATCGCCTACCGCCAACCCGTCACGCGGGCGCGGGTGTCCGCCGTCCGTGGGGTCAACGTTGACGGCGTCGTGCGCACACTCGCGGCCAGAGGGCTTATCGTGGAGGCAGGCAACGACCCCGACACCGGTGGGCTCCTCTACCGCACCACCGAATTGTTTCTTGATCGAATGGGCCTGTCGGGCATCGAAGAGCTTCCCGACATCGCCCCACTGCTCCCGGATATCGATGTCGTCGACGAAATGTCGGACGATCCGGACGAAGACCCACGCTCTCCGCTTTCTCGTAAGCAGCGCGGCACCGTAGACTCGGAAGATGCGTAATTCCGACCAGATACAGGACTGATACAGACGATGACAGATCCCGCTAGCCGAGACGGCACACCGGAAGATTCACCACAGGAGCAGAAGCAGGCTCCTTCGCGTGAGCCCGTCCGTCTCCAGAAAGTACTCGCACAGGCCGGAGTCGCCTCCCGTCGTGCTTCCGAAGAGCTCATCGCGCAGGGGCGTGTGGAGGTCGACGGCAAGATCATCACCGAGCAGGGCGTACGGGTCGACCCGCTTTCCTCGGTGATCCGGGTCGACGGCACACGCATCGTGCTCGACGACACGCTCGTATACCTCGCGCTGAACAAGCCCAAAGGCATGCACTCGACGATGAGCGACGAGTTCGGTCGTCCCTGCATCGGCGATCTGGTTGCCTCCCGAGTCGATTCGGGCCAGCGGCTGTTCCACGTCGGGCGCCTCGACGCCGAGACCGAGGGGCTCATCCTCGTAACCAATGACGGCGAGCTGGCGCATCGACTCATGCACCCCTCGTACGAGATCCACAAGACCTACATCGCACACGTCAACGGCGTCGTGAGCAAGGGGTTGGGAAAGAAGCTGCGCGCAGGCGTCGAACTCGACGACGGCCCTGCATCGGTGGACTCGTTCTCCGTGCTCGACATTCACGACGGCCACTCGCTGGTCAAGGTTGTGATCCACGAGGGCCGGAAACACATCGTCCGCCGACTCCTTGCGGAGGTTGGGCACCCGGTGGAGGCGCTCGTCCGCACGAAGCTCGGTGGTGTCCATCTCGGCGACCAACGCCCGCGCAGCCTGCGCAAGCTCAATCGCAACGAAATCTCCGATCTGTACACGGCGGTGGACCTCTGATGCCGACGCAGTCACAGAACGTACGGGTCGCCATCGACGGCCCCGCGGGCACCGGTAAGTCGACGCTCGCCAGGAAGCTCGCCGGCCGCATCGGCGCTGCCTATCTCGACACCGGCGCGATGTACCGTGCCGCGACACTCAAGGTGCTCGAAAGTGGCGTAGACCCGGAGAACACCGCAGCCGTGGTGGCTGCAACCAAGGACCTGGATCTGGAGATCGGCTCGGATCCGAGCACGTC
It encodes the following:
- a CDS encoding pseudouridine synthase; this translates as MTDPASRDGTPEDSPQEQKQAPSREPVRLQKVLAQAGVASRRASEELIAQGRVEVDGKIITEQGVRVDPLSSVIRVDGTRIVLDDTLVYLALNKPKGMHSTMSDEFGRPCIGDLVASRVDSGQRLFHVGRLDAETEGLILVTNDGELAHRLMHPSYEIHKTYIAHVNGVVSKGLGKKLRAGVELDDGPASVDSFSVLDIHDGHSLVKVVIHEGRKHIVRRLLAEVGHPVEALVRTKLGGVHLGDQRPRSLRKLNRNEISDLYTAVDL
- the scpB gene encoding SMC-Scp complex subunit ScpB, which gives rise to MELNDEPDDIEEQRPDLRAVLEALLLVVDIPATESQLAQAANVAAPEVSEVLREWQSELDDAGSGMDLRSTAEGWRLYTRREFAPYVERLLLDGTRSKLSRAALETLAVIAYRQPVTRARVSAVRGVNVDGVVRTLAARGLIVEAGNDPDTGGLLYRTTELFLDRMGLSGIEELPDIAPLLPDIDVVDEMSDDPDEDPRSPLSRKQRGTVDSEDA
- a CDS encoding segregation/condensation protein A translates to MGVEAGSAPQEGSEDGHVGNAESVAADDGAFSVHLRNFTGPFDLLLQLIDSKRLDVTEVALHEVTDEFVAYTRDLGAEAGLEQVTEFLVVAATLLDLKAARLIPHGEVEDPEDLALLQARDLLFARLLQFRAFARVADMFTELERAAMLGYPRAVGPEERFIGLLPEVEIGLTPEGFAELAAVAMRPRPVDEVGIGHIHAPAVSVPEQAGKMLAMFRLRGKNEPFGFAELVADCGESLEIVARFLGLLELYRARAVALFQDDPDDDLIVTWTGEDAEDVIKGSDEWN
- a CDS encoding ParA family protein, translated to MDPALFSRAELLGSESDAAGDGFEAIPEPQPLSSHGPAVTVAVCNQKGGVGKTTSTINLAAALAEYGRRVLVVDLDPQGALSAGLGVPHHELDLTVYNLLIDSSVATDEVLVRTRVDGVDLIPANIDLSAAEIQLVNEVGREQALNRALYPIADRYDFILIDCQPSLGLLTVNALTCSDNVVIPMECEYFALRGLALLTDTIDKVRDRLNPRLHLGGILITMFDRRTIHARDVLSRVVEVFGDRVFDTVITRTVRFPETTVAGEPITSWAPKSAGAQAYRALAREIIARGR